A part of Chanos chanos chromosome 9, fChaCha1.1, whole genome shotgun sequence genomic DNA contains:
- the rcl1 gene encoding RNA 3'-terminal phosphate cyclase-like protein, with translation MASLTYEGCNFFRQRLVLSTLSGKRVKIRNIRPKDDNPGLRDFEASFIRLLDKVTNGTRIEINQTGTVLFYQPGLLYGGTVEHDCNTQRAVGYYLEALIMLAPFMKSPLKAVLKGVTNDQTDPSVDLLKATAIPLMKKFGIDGESLEIKVVKRGMAPGGGGEVLFTCPVRRTIRPVQMTEAGKIKRIRGTAYSVRVSPQMANRIVDSARGVLNKFIPDIYIYTDHMKGGHSGKSPGFGLTLVAETVDGMFLSAELTSSPQGRGQPTLPEDLGRNCAKLLLEEIYRGGCVDSTNQSLALLYMTLGQQDVSKVLLGPLSPYTIEFLRHIRDFFQIMFKIETQKPGEDEKKGGDKVLMTCVGAGYTNISKSIK, from the exons ATGGCAAGCCTAACCTATGAGGGTTGTAATTTCTTCAGACAGAGACTAGTGCTCTCCACTCTGAGCGGGAAAAGGGTTAAAATCCGAAACATACGACCTAAAGATGATAATCCTGGTTTGCGCG ATTTTGAAGCCAGTTTCATTAGACTTCTCGATAAGGTAACCAACGGGACAAGAATTGAGATCAACCAAACGG GAACCGTGCTCTTTTACCAGCCGGGGTTATTGTACGGGGGGACCGTGGAGCATGACTGTAACACCCAACGCGCGGTGGGGTATTACCTGGAAGCACTGATCATGTTGGCGCCGTTCATGAAGAGCCCCCTGAAAGCCGTTCTGAAAGGCGTCACTAACGACCAGACCGATCCATCT GTTGACTTGCTGAAAGCTACGGCTATTCCTCTGATGAAGAAATTTGGCATTGATGGCGAGTCTTTGGAAATAAAG GTGGTGAAGAGAGGAATGGCCCCAGGGGGCGGTGGAGAGGTGCTGTTTACCTGTCCTGTGCGGAGAACCATCCGTCCTGTTCAGATGACGGAGGCCGGAAAAATCAAGAGGATCCGCGGAACAGC ATACTCTGTGCGAGTGTCTCCTCAGATGGCCAACAGGATTGTGGATTCGGCCCGAGGCGTTTTAAACAAATTTATCCCAGATATTTACATCTACACAGACCACATGAAAGGAGGACACTCGGGCaa GTCTCCTGGGTTTGGGCTGACATTGGTGGCAGAGACAGTGGATGGCATGTTCCTCAGTGCGGAGCTGACGTCCTCGCCACAGGGACGAGGACAGCCCACGCTCCCTGAAGACCTGGGCAGGAACTGCGCCAAACTACTGTTGGAGGAAATCTACAGG GGTGGCTGCGTGGATTCGACCAATCAGAGTCTGGCTCTGCTGTACATGACACTGGGCCAGCAGGACGTGTCCAAAGTTCTCCTGGGACCCTTGTCTCCATACAC GATTGAGTTTCTCCGGCACATCCGAGACTTTTTCCAGATCATGTTCAAGATTGAGACGCAGAAACCTGGTGAAGATGAGAAGAAAGGCGGGGACAAAGTGCTGATGACCTGTGTCGGGGCTGGTTACACTAACATTAGCAAATCTATTAAATAA